Proteins from a genomic interval of Diaminobutyricimonas aerilata:
- a CDS encoding TspO/MBR family protein, protein MTATALEHRPTSPGRSALALVLFLLIAYAVAAFGSLSTIANVDGWYAEAEKASWSPPNQLFGPVWTVLYALMSIAAWLVWRRRDRPGARAALALYVAQLVLNAVWTPVFFGAYPALGPAALWIAAAIIVALDVAVLLTMLRFRPIDRRAAWLLVPYWAWVLFATTLNVAAAVLNS, encoded by the coding sequence GTGACCGCGACCGCGCTCGAGCACCGACCCACCTCGCCGGGCCGCTCCGCGCTCGCCCTCGTGCTGTTCCTCCTGATCGCCTATGCCGTCGCGGCGTTCGGATCGCTCTCGACGATCGCGAACGTCGACGGCTGGTACGCCGAGGCCGAGAAGGCCTCCTGGAGTCCGCCGAACCAGCTGTTCGGGCCGGTGTGGACCGTGCTCTACGCGCTCATGTCGATCGCGGCGTGGCTCGTCTGGCGTCGTCGCGACCGGCCCGGTGCGCGTGCGGCGCTCGCGCTGTACGTCGCGCAGCTCGTGCTCAACGCCGTGTGGACGCCCGTGTTCTTCGGCGCCTACCCGGCCCTCGGGCCCGCAGCGCTGTGGATCGCGGCCGCGATCATCGTCGCGCTCGACGTCGCGGTGCTGCTCACTATGCTGCGGTTCCGGCCGATCGACCGCCGGGCGGCCTGGCTACTGGTGCCCTACTGGGCGTGGGTGCTGTTCGCCACGACGCTCAACGTCGCCGCCGCCGTGCTCAACAGCTGA